GAGAGGCGATGATTTGTAGCGGATCGGTCACAGCTAATCCCGTTCGTTTTTTGCCATAGTCAATGGCCAAAATTCTCCCCATCAGTTCATAGCGACTTTGGATTGAAACAGTGCTTTGGATGCCTTCTCCAATTCCAACGCCTTGGGAAACAAGATATCGTTTTCGATCCGCGCATGCTGTGCCAGCTTGTCATCAAAGGCCTTGAGTTCTTGCATCAAAACCCTCAATTGCACCTCTTTCACCGCGTCTATATCGTAGCTATTGGTAATCCCTCGGATCCCTGCCATCTCATCGTCCGAATCACTATGATGCAACGCAAACTCCTGAATCGAGAAAGACTCATGTCGTGACAACACGTTGGATGAATACTTCCGCTGATTCACAAAATTGTCCAGTTCCAAGACGTAAGCAAAAAAGCGATCCTCCTCTTCGTAGATATGATGAATAAAATCTTCCACAAACATGGGTAAGATCACCTTGAGATCGCGCTGCAACTCAGTACTAACGGGAGTCTCCAACTTGCTACTGAGCTTGAGCAAAAAAGGCAGGGACTCTTTGATAAAAACCTGATGCGAATGCTTGAGATACTCGATCAACAATCGTACGGGAAACTTTTTTAGGGCTAAAAAATCAATTGCTTGATCGCTGGCTTTGTTTTCCAAAACAGACACAAGAGTCTCTACTTTGATATTGTTTTCTTGACACACCTGAGTCAGTGTCTTGTGACGAGACTCATAAAACTCCACACCAAAAAAGTCCAACACTTTGGCGTAGACAAAATTTTCGTTGATGAGACTTTCAATGGATTGCTGTGAACGCATGGATTTTTGAGGTTTAATTCTATCAAAGATAAAAAAACGAAAAGTCAGTCACAATTAAATCCTGCCGTTCATGATTTTAATCATGAACTAAAACACTTTAACCCGAGATACTCATGCTATCTAGACCTGCTTATCAGAAAATCACAACAGCTCAGCAATGATTTTGCTCATGCTCATACCGTCAGCCTCGGCTTTGAAATTGCGAATGATGCGGTGCTTCAATATTGGCTCAGCTACCGCTTTGACATCCTCGATATCTGGTGAGTACTTGCCGCTGATGAGTGCGTGACATTGT
The DNA window shown above is from Reichenbachiella sp. 5M10 and carries:
- a CDS encoding iron-sulfur cluster repair di-iron protein, coding for MRSQQSIESLINENFVYAKVLDFFGVEFYESRHKTLTQVCQENNIKVETLVSVLENKASDQAIDFLALKKFPVRLLIEYLKHSHQVFIKESLPFLLKLSSKLETPVSTELQRDLKVILPMFVEDFIHHIYEEEDRFFAYVLELDNFVNQRKYSSNVLSRHESFSIQEFALHHSDSDDEMAGIRGITNSYDIDAVKEVQLRVLMQELKAFDDKLAQHARIENDILFPKALELEKASKALFQSKVAMN